Proteins from a single region of Sesamum indicum cultivar Zhongzhi No. 13 linkage group LG5, S_indicum_v1.0, whole genome shotgun sequence:
- the LOC105162237 gene encoding monogalactosyldiacylglycerol synthase 2, chloroplastic: MAMKAVSPRQSINKVFERVGVYGLVGGNSQKRCKYASDDEGEDGNLELEQIGAERTKNVLILMSDTGGGHRASAEAIRDAFQLEYGDEYRIFVKDVWKEYTGWPLNDMEGQYKFMVKHVQLWKFAFHGTSPRWIHSVYLAAIAAFYAKEVEAGLMEYKPDIIISVHPLMQHIPLWVLKWQGLHKKVIFATVITDLNTCHRTWFHPSVNRLYCPSEGVAKRALLDGLEESQIRVFGLPIRPSFCRAVLSKDDLRVELEMDAQLPAVLLMGGGEGMGPVKKTAKALGESLYDQELKKPIGQLVVICGRNEALAETLRSLEWKIPVKIRGFEKQMEKWMGACDCIITKAGPGTIAEALIRGLPIILNDYIPGQEKGNVPYVVDSGAGVFTRSPKETAKIVAEWFSTKTDDLKRMSENALKLAQPDAVFDIVKDIHELACQRGPLSNIPYMLTSSFSSLIY, from the exons atggcGATGAAGGCGGTGTCTCCCCGGCAATCTATAAACAAGGTGTTTGAAAGAGTTGGGGTGTATGGATTGGTTGGTGGGAACAGCCAGAAAAGATGCAAATATGCCAGTGATGATGAAGGCGAAGATGGGAACTTGGAGTTGGAGCAGATTGGCGCTGAGAGAACGAAAAATGTGCTGATTCTGATGAGCGATACCGGCGGCGGCCACCGGGCGTCCGCTGAGGCGATCAGGGATGCCTTCCAGCTCGAGTATGGGGACGAATATAGG ATTTTTGTGAAAGATGTCTGGAAGGAGTACACAGGGTGGCCGTTGAACGATATGGAGGGGCAGTACAAGTTCATGGTTAAACACGTTCAGCTCTGGAAATTTGCGTTTCATGGCACGTCTCCTAGATGGATCCACTCCGTCTATCTTGCCGCCATTGCAGCGTTTTACGCCAA GGAGGTTGAGGCAGGACTAATGGAGTACAAGCCCGATATAATCATCAGCGTCCATCCACTTATGCAGCATATTCCCTTGTGGGTGCTGAAATGGCAAGGCCTGCATAAGAAAGTCATTTTCGCTACCGTCATCACAGACCTCAATACTTGCCACCGCACATG GTTTCATCCGTCGGTAAATCGTCTGTACTGTCCCTCGGAGGGGGTTGCAAAGAGGGCTTTGCTTGATGGCCTTGAAGAATCTCAAATTCGCGTCTTCGGATTGCCCATCCGCCCTTCTTTCTGTCGTGCAGTTCTGTCAAAG GACGATTTGAGGGTGGAACTTGAGATGGACGCTCAATTGCCTGCCGTTCTGCTAATGGGAGGTGGAGAGGGAATGGGGCCCGTAAAGAAAACAGCTAAGGCTCTGGGAGAGTCTCTGTACGATCAAGAACTCAAGAAGCCAATAGGGCAACTCGTCGTCATCTGTGGCCGCAATGAAGCATTAGCTGAAACACTAAGATCCCTTGAGTGGAAAATCCCAGTCAAG ATTAGAGGATTCGAGAAGCAGATGGAGAAATGGATGGGTGCTTGCGACTGCATCATTACTAAA GCTGGTCCCGGGACAATTGCCGAGGCACTGATAAGGGGCCTTCCGATTATTCTCAACGATTACATTCCTGGACAA GAAAAAGGGAACGTCCCATACGTAGTTGACAGTGGGGCAGGCGTTTTCACCAGAAGCCCCAAGGAAACGGCAAAGATCGTGGCCGAATGGTTCAGCACAAAGACGGATGACCTCAAGAGAATGTCGGAAAACGCACTCAAACTCGCGCAACCGGATGCAGTTTTCGACATCGTGAAGGACATTCACGAGCTCGCTTGTCAACGGGGACCTTTATCAAACATTCCCTACATGCTGACTTCATCATTCTCCAGCTTAATATACTAG